The sequence TAATTGTTCTGGTCCTAAAGTTATACATCTTATATGCACGACTATTAGTAGAATAACCAaggaacaaacacttatcacttaggtgatttctatcattcaaaacatagcGCACACaaccaaaaatatgaaaataattgacatttggcctctttcccacgatgatttcataggaagtcatcgaagaaccacttctcaaataaacacaATTTGAAATATGAAAAGCTGTGTTcaatgcttctgcccaaaatctctttgaaatattttttgagctcatcatcaccctagccatctcctgcaACGTCCTATTCTTCCTTTCGGAAATTTTGttctgttgaggagtttttggaGCAGAGAACTCTTGGGAAATGCCattcttatcacacaaagaagaaaaagatgagttctcaaattcctttccatgatcagttctgatccttgctactgtcaaagtatgtaggttagtaatcttgGTAAACAACTTCTTAAAAGCATCAAAAGTGTATGATTTTTCTCTAAGAAATTTCACTCAAGTaaaacgagaaaaatcatcaaGACATACCAAATAATACTTTTTACCTCCATAACTTTCAACTTCCATAGGACCCATCAAATCCATAtgcaaaagttcaagacaccGTGTTGTAACACGGGGTGCGAAACATGAGTTTGCTTACGtttttggcatgcaccacaaaTGTATGGAACACCAAACTTTAAATTTGGAAAACCTCTGACGGCTTCAAACTTACTCAAGTTCTTTAAAGTCTTGAAATTCATGTGTCCAAGCTTTTGGTGTCATAGACTAAACTCATCAACCTTTGGGTGTCTACAAGCCAATTCCTCACCGAGTTGGTAGCAATTATCAACTGATCTTGTACCTGTCGTAACACATcgattagcattatcaaaaacttcaaaagtattcttatcaaacttcacatgtaagtcatcatcacacagttgactaattgaaattaaattcgcATTAAGTCCTTGAACTTGCAACATATTATGAAGCTTTGGAAACCCTTCCACGTTGAGTGTTCTTTTGCCAACAATCTTCCTTTTGCACCACCTCCATAGGTCACTCTACCACCATTTTGTTCAATGTAGTCCGTGAGGTGATCTTTCTAACCTGTCATGTGCCGagagcttccactatcaaagtaccaattTCCTGCAGTGTTAGCTTTCAAGGAAGTGTAAATAACAAAACTTTTAACATCAGATTTTTGTACCCAAACTTCCTTCACAGTGGGTCCTTTTCTGTCAGTGTTGCGCTTGGTGTTGTGCAACACGGGAGGCAACACCTGCATAGATTCCCACAAAATAATAATTCTTAAGTTTACGACAAAATGGTCTAATGTGACCAGGTTTGAGACAGTAATGACGCACAAAAGGACGCTtccattgttttggctttgggACAGAACCAATCTTTTTCGGTATAGGTTTCTTACCTCGGGAAGCCACTGAAGGTTGATAAGAAGTATTACTTCTATCTTCCTTAACAAACACTTGTGATTTAGAAGATTCACCAATTTAAAACACACTATCTTTAAAACCAAGTCCAAACTTATCATCTTTGCCCATATCTGAAAAGAATCAAGTTTACTTGTACTGGAATTAAATCTAGCAAGAGTTGTTTTTGCTCTTTCAAGTTTTGAATTCAGCAACCTTGATTACAGATCTTTCTTACTCATGAGAACCTCTAGCCTAGCCACAACAGCTTTCAATTCGGTATTCTCTTTGGAGAGAGTTGTGTTCAACTGATTCCTCTTGATCCAATCACAGTACAACTCCTGATAGAGTTTCTGTATACCTTCCAGAGTATATGTTTCAGCTATCTATTCTTCATGATCACTGGAATTATCAAAGTTAGAAGCAACAAAACAAACAGATTTTTGAACTGTGTTACgccaggtgttgcaacaccggagccaacaccgagtggattaatttgaaaatttttcttaccttCCAGCAAAGCAGTAAAAGAAATAAGATCTAACTTTTTGAACTTTTCCTGTTCTTCCTCAGAATCTTCATCACTCATAGAAGCATTCATACCTTTTCGAAGTCGATTGGCATATTCATACGCATAATGTCCATATTCTTTACATTCCCTGCATTAAACATTATCAAAACTCTTACTTGAGGACTGATTcttaccttcatacctttgacgAGGTCCTCGAGTAGTAGCTGGTTTTTGAGGCTTCTCTGAAGTAGTCAGTCTAGGAAATTTCGAAGGTTGTGCACCTTTCACAtcctttttttctttcattaccttgagataatcagtgaattTCTTTGAAATCAAGGCAATAGAATCTTCTTCAAGATCATATTTCTTCACTTCTTGTTGTACTTCTGAAAAATCATTGTAAACATCATTAGACACTTGAAAGGCAATAGAATTACCTTTATAGTCATCTTCGGCTTCCATCTCCATCTAATATGTGCGAAGAGAACTTATCAACTCTTCCAAacccattatagatgtatctttGGATTCATCTATAGCACAGACTTTGGTGTGAAATCTTTTAGGGACAGAACGAAGCACTTTGAACACAAGTCTCTCGTTCGAAATAGGATCACCAAGAACAAAGGCTTCGTATGCAAGACACTTCAATCTAGTGTTGTATTGCATGATGGTCTCGTTTTTTTCCATTctcattttctcaaattttgaggTTATGAGACACATACTTGTCTTTTTGACACTTGCCGAGCCTTCACAATGAGTTTGAAGTTTTTTCCAAGCATCC comes from Henckelia pumila isolate YLH828 chromosome 4, ASM3356847v2, whole genome shotgun sequence and encodes:
- the LOC140862424 gene encoding uncharacterized protein; its protein translation is MSIYIKFIESRAWQHVLDGWSPPMRNEDIPGPKPRAQWTADESTAAIYNAKALNSIFTSVDMNMFNLIGTCICARDAWKKLQTHCEGSASVKKTSMCLITSKFEKMRMEKNETIMQYNTRLKCLAYEAFVLGDPISNERLVFKVLRSVPKRFHTKVCAIDESKDTSIMGLEELISSLRTY